In one window of Phalacrocorax carbo chromosome 22, bPhaCar2.1, whole genome shotgun sequence DNA:
- the PEF1 gene encoding peflin, protein MGGRAGCDVSGAAGSVAGVMAAYPGQGFPGAGQAPGAPSAGPYSGAPYGHPPPGGPYGQPGGGPYGGNAPPGVDPEAFSWFQAVDADRSGYISVKELKQALVNSNWSTFNDETCLLMINMFDKTRSGRIDLYGFSALLNFIRQWKNLFQQYDRDQSGSISFSELQQAFSQMGYNLSPQFSQLLLARYAQRSSNPSIQLDRFIQICMQLQSTTDAFREKDTGLVGNVRLSYEDFLTMVVTRMM, encoded by the exons ATGGGCGGGCGCGCCGGCTGTGACGTCAGCGGGGCGGCGGGGTCGGTCGCGGGTGTCATGGCGGCGTACCCGGGGCAG GGCTTTCCCGGTGCAGGACAGGCTCCCGGCGCGCCCTCGGCCGGCCCCTACTCCGGGGCTCCCTACGGACACCCCCCGCCCGGGGGTCCCTACGGACAGCCTGGCGGCGGGCCCTACGGAG GTAATGCCCCACCGGGTGTGGACCCCGAAGCCTTCTCCTGGTTCCAGGCGGTCGATGCCGATCGCAGCGGGTACATCTCCGTGAAGGAGCTGAAGCAGGCGCTGGTCAACTCCAACTGGTCGACGTTCAATGACGAGACCTGCCTGCTGATGATAA ACATGTTTGATAAGACCAGGTCAGGACGCATAGACCTGTATGGCTTCTCagccttgctgaacttcatccGTCAGTGGAAGAACCTCTTCCAGCAGTACGACAGGGATCAGTCGGGCTCCATCAGCTTCAGTGAGCTCCAGCAAG CTTTCTCCCAGATGGGCTATAACCTGAGCCCCCAGTTtagccagctgctgctggcccgCTACGCCCAGCGATCCTCCAACCCCAGCATCCAGCTCGACCGCTTCATTCAGATCTGcatgcagctccagagcacgACCGATGCCTTCCGTGAGAAGGACACAGGGCTGGTGGGCAACGTGCGGCTGAGCTATGAGGATTTCCTCACAATGGTCGTGACTCGCATGATGTGA